The uncultured Desulfobulbus sp. genome window below encodes:
- a CDS encoding IS66 family transposase gives MGTVNKIRVREEVDLLKQEFEQLCSDGKVSSEIRVLFNSLLVVVELILSIFLEKTTRKGNKNSSIPSSQTEKDETATKHCTTTGKGKHVNGRVGNTRVKESVTTAQVEVCDTCGMVLENVACQGHERRTKIDIVFEKVVEHIDAEIKQCPNCEATVKGRFPDDMPGKLQYGNGLKAFAIHLVISQMVALNRVQKQIAAMIGSVISEASLLKFVLRLYQSLEAWESRAIDRLLQAPSLHVDETSFRVEGKNHWIHVYSSGETTLKVLHRKRGKEAIEGLNIIPRYGGVIIHDCWASYLSYDHCGHGLCGSHLLRELTFVVDSNQYRWARNLKAVLQQTCRTVAQRPEKCLTEREYANLQKRYRNILTRGSKELPKIPPKPQGKRGRIAKSDAHNLWERLQKHEAAVLLFAKEPHVPFTNNRAERDLRMAKVKQKISGCFRRKQYAQAYCRISSYLQTMASQGINPLVAIQLALAGTLPDAEE, from the coding sequence ATGGGAACAGTAAATAAAATAAGGGTTCGCGAAGAAGTCGATCTCCTCAAACAGGAATTTGAACAGCTTTGTTCCGACGGTAAAGTCTCCTCTGAGATACGGGTCCTGTTCAACAGTCTGTTGGTTGTCGTCGAGTTGATACTCTCTATCTTTCTTGAGAAGACAACGCGCAAGGGAAACAAAAACTCGAGCATTCCTTCTTCGCAAACCGAGAAAGACGAAACTGCGACCAAGCACTGCACCACTACCGGCAAGGGAAAACACGTCAATGGGCGTGTTGGTAATACACGCGTCAAAGAATCAGTCACCACTGCTCAGGTCGAGGTGTGTGATACCTGCGGAATGGTGCTGGAAAACGTTGCATGCCAGGGGCATGAACGTCGGACAAAAATCGACATCGTTTTTGAAAAAGTTGTCGAGCACATTGACGCAGAAATAAAGCAATGTCCTAATTGTGAGGCCACGGTCAAAGGGCGTTTCCCTGACGATATGCCGGGTAAGCTGCAGTACGGCAATGGGCTTAAAGCGTTTGCCATTCATTTGGTTATCAGCCAGATGGTCGCTTTAAACCGGGTTCAAAAACAGATAGCAGCCATGATCGGTAGCGTAATCTCCGAGGCCAGCCTGCTCAAATTTGTTTTGCGCTTGTACCAATCACTCGAAGCATGGGAATCCAGAGCTATTGATAGGCTGCTGCAGGCTCCATCCCTGCATGTGGATGAAACCTCGTTTCGGGTTGAAGGGAAGAATCACTGGATTCACGTCTATTCTTCCGGCGAAACAACCCTGAAAGTACTGCATCGAAAGCGGGGCAAGGAGGCAATCGAAGGATTGAATATCATCCCTCGGTATGGCGGGGTGATCATCCATGATTGCTGGGCATCATATTTATCCTACGACCATTGCGGTCACGGACTTTGCGGCTCGCACCTTTTACGAGAGTTGACGTTTGTCGTTGACTCAAACCAATACCGGTGGGCCCGCAATCTAAAAGCGGTGCTCCAGCAAACGTGTCGTACGGTGGCTCAACGTCCGGAAAAATGTCTTACCGAACGGGAGTATGCCAACCTGCAGAAGCGCTACCGTAATATCCTTACGCGTGGCAGCAAGGAGTTGCCCAAGATCCCTCCGAAACCACAAGGGAAGCGCGGCAGGATAGCCAAATCCGATGCGCACAATCTTTGGGAGCGATTACAAAAGCATGAGGCGGCAGTCTTGCTTTTTGCCAAAGAACCACATGTGCCGTTCACCAACAACAGGGCGGAAAGGGATCTTCGCATGGCTAAGGTAAAACAGAAAATATCCGGTTGTTTTCGACGGAAACAATATGCCCAGGCTTACTGCAGGATTTCAAGTTACCTGCAGACCATGGCAAGCCAGGGGATCAATCCTCTTGTCGCTATCCAGTTGGCACTGGCAGGAACTCTGCCTGATGCCGAAGAATAG